From Pseudomonadota bacterium, a single genomic window includes:
- a CDS encoding tetratricopeptide repeat protein: MDELTAHLDRGWDLLGRGDLLAARVSAERVLDLDADSPEGNTLLGAIVAADGDAEEALELFRHALEVDPENVDAMIYAADVALHPLRQYALALQYLEDAAAIASDDDQLDLGLLRAEAHVGLGDLDHARRIVDRLPGPPYADPANLLRLGRLCVDLDRYDRAVELLQQASEQEATRVDALYFLGIVRDIGGDLEGAQACFLAVHAAEEVQPAPPWALSTEDFAAVAHEALARVPTDLGERLRAAPLHLRAMPPIELVVEGLDPRVPVLFAGSPAGAEDSGSSPGTGSSPSSGPSSGPSTSSASNGRRVRRESESPPQPELSAIFIYQRNVERFAGFADAEGEELFRALIDEASGFFALSAEETERLLDAPAADAPSA; this comes from the coding sequence ATGGACGAGCTGACTGCACATCTCGACCGCGGCTGGGATTTACTCGGTCGCGGCGACCTATTGGCGGCGCGGGTCTCAGCCGAACGCGTCCTCGATCTCGACGCTGATAGCCCCGAGGGAAATACGCTGCTCGGGGCGATTGTGGCGGCCGATGGCGACGCGGAAGAGGCGCTCGAGCTCTTTCGTCACGCCCTCGAGGTCGATCCCGAAAACGTCGACGCGATGATCTACGCCGCCGACGTTGCCCTGCATCCGCTGCGGCAGTATGCCCTCGCCCTGCAGTATCTCGAGGACGCGGCGGCCATCGCCTCGGACGATGATCAGCTCGACCTCGGACTGCTCCGCGCGGAGGCCCACGTCGGCCTCGGCGATCTCGACCACGCCCGCCGCATCGTCGATCGCCTGCCCGGACCGCCTTACGCCGATCCGGCGAACCTGCTGCGCCTCGGCCGCCTCTGCGTCGACCTCGACCGATACGATCGCGCAGTGGAGCTGCTGCAGCAGGCCAGCGAGCAGGAGGCGACCCGCGTCGATGCGCTCTACTTCCTCGGCATCGTGCGCGACATCGGCGGCGATCTCGAGGGAGCGCAGGCCTGCTTCTTGGCGGTGCACGCCGCCGAGGAGGTGCAGCCGGCGCCACCATGGGCGCTCTCGACGGAGGACTTCGCGGCGGTCGCGCACGAGGCATTGGCGAGGGTGCCGACTGACCTTGGCGAGCGCCTGCGCGCCGCGCCGCTGCATCTGCGCGCGATGCCGCCGATCGAGCTGGTCGTCGAGGGGCTCGATCCGCGCGTGCCCGTGCTCTTCGCCGGCAGCCCCGCGGGCGCCGAGGATTCGGGCTCCAGCCCCGGGACGGGCAGTAGCCCGAGCAGTGGCCCGAGCAGTGGCCCGAGCACCAGTAGCGCCAGCAATGGGCGGCGCGTGCGGCGCGAGAGCGAGTCGCCGCCTCAACCGGAGCTGTCCGCGATTTTCATCTATCAGCGCAACGTCGAGCGCTTCGCCGGCTTTGCCGATGCCGAGGGTGAGGAGCTCTTTCGCGCGCTGATCGACGAGGCCTCCGGCTTCTTCGCCCTT